A single Nycticebus coucang isolate mNycCou1 chromosome 16, mNycCou1.pri, whole genome shotgun sequence DNA region contains:
- the GMNC gene encoding geminin coiled-coil domain-containing protein 1 produces MIQQLNTILPCQDQYFVGDQSYNCAYSTTTSESSVDVSTDTWVSFWAAGLLDNREPQQAPQAQESSQGSNFPILDSCSWEEAQLSSQLYRNKQLQDTLVQKEEELARLHEENNHLRQYLNSALVKCLEEKAKKLLSFDEFSKVCGKFRKGKRKPKEKRYPPAEIPHPKNAKRNLSSEFANCEDQAGPPVDPWVLQTLGLKDLNTIDDTLSANYSALSSEPRRVSSTFSHFPDDGVDYENVPREDLMIDYGGDRTASLHDTAIHVGDFHSLSQLSNPPVGLQNLPYYTANVSQNKTEMAFSTSLSPHCNVKTHSFHQGQAFVRRDEEGGWKFTWVPKQS; encoded by the exons ATGATCCAGCAGCTT AACACCATTCTGCCTTGCCAAGACCAGTACTTTGTAGGAGACCAGAGCTATAATTGTGCGTATTCCACTACAACTTCAGAATCTAGTGTTGACGTTTCCACGGATACTTGGGTCTCTTTCTGGGCTGCTGGTCTCCTGGACAACAGAGAGCCCCAACAAGCACCACAGGCACAGG AATCATCCCAGGGCTCAAATTTTCCTATTCTGGACTCATGTTCATGGGAAGAGGCACAACTTTCCTCTCAACTGTACAGAAATAAACAG CTCCAGGATACTCTGGTACAGAAGGAGGAAGAACTAGCTCGGTTACATGAAGAGAACAATCACCTCAGGCAATACCTGAATTCTGCTTTGGTTAAATGTCTTGAAGAAAAGGCTAAG AAATTGCTGTCGTTCGATGAGTTCTCCAAAGTATGTGGAAAATTcagaaaggggaagaggaaacCCAAAGAGAAAAGATATCCTCCTGCTGAAATTCCCCATCCCAAAAATGCCAAGAGAAATCTCTCTAGTGAATTTGCTAACTGTGAAGACCAAGCTGGGCCCCCGGTGGATCCCTGGGTCCTTCAAACACTTGGTTTAAAAGACCTCAACACCATCGATGACACCTTGTCAGCTAACTACAGTGCCCTGTCCTCTGAGCCCAGAAGAGTCTCCAGCACATTTTCTCACTTTCCAGATGATGGAGTTGATTATGAAAATGTCCCCAGGGAGGATCTGATGATTGACTATGGGGGTGACAGAACAGCCTCCTTACATGACACTGCCATTCATGTGGGAGATTTTCACTCCCTCTCTCAACTTTCAAATCCCCCAGTGGGGCTGCAAAATCTTCCTTACTATACTGCTAATGTGTCACAGAACAAGACAGAGATGGCCTTTTCCACATCCCTGAGCCCTCACTGTAACGTGAAAACTCATTCCTTCCACCAGGGACAAGCTTTTGTGCGTCGAGATGAGGAGGGAGGCTGGAAGTTTACATGGGTCCCTAAGCAGTCTTAG